Proteins encoded within one genomic window of Camelina sativa cultivar DH55 chromosome 19, Cs, whole genome shotgun sequence:
- the LOC104765925 gene encoding putative sugar transporter ERD6-like 13, with translation MGDKPLLQKVRVQKDIESSDKGVRVNDGDGPVTLILLFTTFTALCGTFSYGTAAGFTSPAQTGIMAGLNLSLAEFSFFGSVLTIGGLVGAAMSGKLADILGRRGALWVSNSFCMAGWLMITFSQATWSLDIGRLFLGVAAGLASYVVPVYIVEIAPKKVRGAFSAINSLVMCGSVAVTFLVGSVISWQKLALISTVPCVLEFVGLFFIPESPRWLSRNGRVKESEVALQRLRGNNTDITKEAAEIKKYMENLQEFKEDGLFELFNPRYSRVITVGIGLLVLQQLGGLSGYTFYLSSIFKRSGFPNNLGVMVASVVQSVTSVIGIIIVDKFRRRSLLTVATVMMCLGSLITGLAFLFQSYDLLQSYTPISTLMGVLVFQTSITIGIGGIPWVMVSEMTPINIKGSAGTLCNLTSWSSNWFVAYTFNFLFQWSSSGVFFIYTIISGVGILFVTKMVPETRGRSLEEIQASITR, from the exons ATGGGAGACAAACCACTTCTTCAGAAAGTTAGGGTTCAAAAAGACATTGAATCGTCAGATAAAGGGGTTCGTGTAAACGACGGTGATGGTCCTGTCACTTTAATTCTACTCTTCACAACCTTCACTGCTCTTTGCGGCACCTTCTCCTATGGCACTGCC GCCGGCTTTACATCACCAGCTCAAACCGGGATTATGGCAGGACTGAACCTTTCTTTGGCTGAG TTCTCATTCTTTGGATCCGTCTTAACAATTGGTGGACTTGTGGGAGCAGCGATGTCGGGAAAACTTGCTGATATACTTGGTCGAAGAGGC GCTTTGTGGGTTTCAAACTCGTTTTGCATGGCCGGCTGGCTTATGATCACCTTCTCTCAG GCGACTTGGTCCCTTGATATCGGAAGACTTTTTCTCGGGGTCGCAGCTGGCCTAGCTTCTTACGTG GTACCAGTCTACATTGTAGAAATCGCGCCCAAAAAAGTTCGAGGCGCGTTCTCTGCGATCAACTCG cTTGTGATGTGTGGTAGCGTTGCCGTCACATTCCTCGTTGGATCAGTCATTTCATGGCAAAAATTAGCTCTCATAA GCACGGTTCCTTGTGTTTTGGAATTCGTCGGTTTATTCTTCATACCGGAGTCTCCTAGGTGGCTG TCTAGAAATGGTCGGGTAAAAGAATCGGAAGTTGCACTCCAACGCCTACGAGGAAACAATACTGATATCACCAAAGAGGCGGCAgaaatcaaa AAATATATGGAAAATCTTCAAGAATTCAAAGAAGATGGACTTTTCGAGCTCTTCAACCCACGATACTCTCGTGTCATTACT GTGGGAATTGGATTGCTAGTACTACAACAACTTGGAGGTCTTAGTGGCTATACATTTTACCTGAGCTCGATTTTCAAAAGATCAG GGTTCCCTAACAACCTAGGAGTAATGGTTGCAAGCGTGGTGCAGTCTGTGACAAGCGTTATAGGAATTATAATCGTGGATAAATTTAGGAGACGATCTCTTTTAACG GTTGCGACGGTCATGATGTGTTTGGGGTCATTAATCACAGGATTAGCgtttttgtttcag AGCTATGATTTACTTCAAAGTTACACCCCGATTTCAACATTAATGGGCGTGTTG GTTTTTCAAACTTCGATCACAATCGGAATAGGAGGTATTCCATGGGTTATGGTGTCCGAG ATGACACCGATAAATATAAAAGGCTCAGCAGGGACGCTATGCAATCTAACTAGCTGGTCCAGCAATTGGTTCGTCGCTTACACTTTCAACTTCCTCTTCCAGTGGAGCTCTTCCG gTGTGTTTTTCATATATACCATAATATCGGGTGTGGGCATCCTATTTGTGACAAAAATGGTACCAGAGACTCGAGGCCGTTCGCTCGAAGAAATTCAAGCTTCTATTACCCgatga
- the LOC104765926 gene encoding glycine-rich protein 5-like isoform X1: MASKSLFLVALLVGSFAFTSFASVANRKLKSGLEDQKTFFHHRGGLGGGGGLGGGGGLGGGGGLGGGGGLGGGAGGGLGGGSGGGLGGGAGGGGGLGGGAGGGGGLGGGAGGGAGGGFGGGAGGGAGGGGGLGGGGGAGGGFGGGAGGGAGGGFGGGAGAGGGLGGGAGGGAGGGGGFGGGAGGGAGGGFGGGAGAGGGFGGGRH; the protein is encoded by the exons ATGGCTTCCAAGTCACTCTTTCTCGTTGCCTTACTTGTCGGCTCTTTTGCTTTCACTTCATTTGCTAGCGTCGCTAACAGGAAGCTTAAGAGTGGTCTCGAAGATCAAAAGACGTTCTTCCAC CATCGAGGTGGCCTCGGTGGAGGCGGTGGTCTTGGTGGAGGTGGCGGTCTTGGTGGAGGAGGCGGTCTTGGAGGAGGCGGAGGCCTTGGGGGAGGAGCTGGAGGTGGTTTAGGCGGAGGATCTGGAGGTGGTTTAGGCGGAGGAGCTGGAGGCGGTGGCGGTTTAGGAGGAGGAgctggaggtggtggtggtttaGGTGGAGGAGCTGGTGGTGGAGCTGGAGGTGGATTTGGTGGAGGAGCTGGAGGTGGTGCTGGAGGCGGTGGTGGTCTTGGTGGAGGCGGTGGTGCCGGTGGAGGATTTGGTGGTGGTGCTGGCGGTGGTGCAGGTGGAGGGTTTGGAGGTGGAGCTGGTGCTGGGGGTGGACTCGGAGGAGGAGCTGGAGGTGGAGCTGGCGGTGGCGGTGGATTTGGAGGAGGAGCTGGAGGTGGTGCCGGTGGTGGATTTGGTGGTGGAGCCGGTGCTGGAGGTGGTTTCGGCGGTGGACGTCATTGA
- the LOC104765926 gene encoding glycine-rich protein 5-like isoform X2 produces MASKSLFLVALLVGSFAFTSFASVANRKLKSGLEDQKTFFHHRGGLGGGGGLGGGGGLGGGGGLGGGGGLGGGAGGGLGGGSGGGLGGGAGGGGGLGGGAGGGGGLGGGAGGGAGGGFGGGAGGGAGGGGGLGGGGGAGGGFGGGAGGGAGGGFGGGAGAGGGLGGGAGGGAGGGGGFGGGAGGGAGGGFGGGAGAGGGFGGGRH; encoded by the exons ATGGCTTCCAAGTCACTCTTTCTCGTTGCCTTACTTGTCGGCTCTTTTGCTTTCACTTCATTTGCTAGCGTCGCTAACAGGAAGCTTAAGAGTG GTCTCGAAGATCAAAAGACGTTCTTCCACCATCGAGGTGGCCTCGGTGGAGGCGGTGGTCTTGGTGGAGGTGGCGGTCTTGGTGGAGGAGGCGGTCTTGGAGGAGGCGGAGGCCTTGGGGGAGGAGCTGGAGGTGGTTTAGGCGGAGGATCTGGAGGTGGTTTAGGCGGAGGAGCTGGAGGCGGTGGCGGTTTAGGAGGAGGAgctggaggtggtggtggtttaGGTGGAGGAGCTGGTGGTGGAGCTGGAGGTGGATTTGGTGGAGGAGCTGGAGGTGGTGCTGGAGGCGGTGGTGGTCTTGGTGGAGGCGGTGGTGCCGGTGGAGGATTTGGTGGTGGTGCTGGCGGTGGTGCAGGTGGAGGGTTTGGAGGTGGAGCTGGTGCTGGGGGTGGACTCGGAGGAGGAGCTGGAGGTGGAGCTGGCGGTGGCGGTGGATTTGGAGGAGGAGCTGGAGGTGGTGCCGGTGGTGGATTTGGTGGTGGAGCCGGTGCTGGAGGTGGTTTCGGCGGTGGACGTCATTGA